Within the Acidimicrobiia bacterium genome, the region CGAGAGGTCCAGCTCCTTCGTGAGATCGATCGCGCGGGGGCTCATCTTGACGAGCGTCTTGCGGATCACGTCCACCATCTTCTCTGGCTCGACGCGCTGCGCGAGGTCGTGAAGCTGGGTCTCGGCGAACACCAGACACAGCGCGTCCTCGAGCACCTGGACCTCGTCGTCCTTGCCCAGTCGGCGCTTGCGTACGAGGTCCTGGACACGGGCGATCGGCGCGTCGTCGTAGCCCACCCCCACGAGGATCTCGGCCACCTCCTTGGCGTGCTGCTCGTGGAGGGCCTTGCGCCAGCGCAGGTAGCCGGAGCGCCCCTCCGGGTACGTGGCCCTCGGGATGGTCCACCGCCGGAGGTGATGGGCCCGGGCCGCCAGCAGGAGCGCCTCCCCCGCTTCTGGCTCGAGGCGCCGCACCCACTCCGTCACGAGCTCGGCGTGGGCCAGCTCCTTGGGTCGCTCCTCGCCCCGCACCATGATCCGGGCCGGGTCGGCGCCATTGGCCGCATCGATAGCCGCGAAGGCCTGGGCCAACCGCCGCTCCTCAGCCACGCTGCCGAGGGTAGGCCGCCCCGGCCCTGGGGTCCCGGACCACGCGGAGTGACCACTCAAGTCACGCACCGTGGCAACCGAGAACATCAGGGACCCCCGCCCGGGTGGTCAATGAGAGGGGTACCCCATGAAGGCCCGTCTTGTGAGGCTCAGCATCGCGCTGACCAGCCTCATCGCGCTCGTCGCCGCTCTTGGCGCCGGGCGGAAGTGGCACTGATCGGACACTGAGGTGCCCCGGGCCCCTTGGGCTCGGGGCCCTCGTCCGTTCCCCTCAGCTCACCGCCATGGCGTCGCCACGCTGGGTGGGCACGGTCCGGCGCCGATGGCCGCGCACGCCGTCCCCGAGGCGGGCGAGCCGGTACGCCAGGTAGGACTCGCACTGCCGGTGGACCACCAGAAAGATGCCCAGGACGAGGAGGGCGTCCCCGACGCTGAAGACGTTGGCCAACGGCAGGTCCGCCGGGATGGCGAACACGTCACCCAGGAAGCCCAGATTCGGGTGGGCGACGGCCGCCGAGTTCTCGAATCCCTGCCGTCCGACGAGGCCAGCCGCGACCCGGGCCGCCCGTGACGCCGGCATCACGCCGTCGTTGGCGACGATCACCACGAAGTTCAGCGCGCCACCGATGACGATCGGCCAGCGCCAGAGCAGGCCGTGGTTCAGCACGACCCACACCAGGACCGCCACGTAGGTCGCCAGGTGGAGGACGCGGTGCAGATCGACGTCGCCGCTCGGCAGGACCGAGATGATGAGGACCTGCACCACGAGTGCGAGCGCCAGCGCCCACACGGCGCGCAGCCTGAGGTCGGCGAGCCGGCTCAGCCGCCCGCCCGCGAGCGGGACCGTCGCGATCACCAGCACCGCGAGCGCTGCGAGGAGCATGTCGGTCGACTCCCGGAGACGGAGGTGCGTCTCCGCCGGAATCGGCACTCCGAACCCCCCGCTTGAGGTTCTGTCCGCTTTGTCCGATTCATGGGGGCGGCTTGCCCAGGTCCTCCCTTCAGGAGGGCGGGGAGCGCGCCGAAACCTCCAGCGGGCCAACCCCGGGCGCGCTCCGGTCATGGGAGGAACGGCGTGGCGAAGCGGCGGAACGACCGCAACCTCGTGCTCTACGTCGGAGGTGTCGTCGTCGCGGGCATCGCCACCCTGATCGGCGTCCTCATCGCCAACCGAGGCCTCGCCGACACCGAGCTCGGCACCTACGCCATGCTCACCGCGATCATCGTGATCGGTGAGCTGTTCCCGGTCACGGTGACGTTCCGCAACGAGAAGCAAGACGTGACGACGTCGACGACGTTCGTCTTCGCGGTGCTCCTCATGTTCGGCCCTGCCGCCGCGCTCGTGTCACAAGCATTGGCCTCGATCACCTCGGATGTGATCGGACGCAAGGTGTGGTGGAAGGCCGCGTTCAACGTGTCGCAGTACACGATCTCGTGGGCCGTGGCGGCGCTCGTGTTCACTGTGTCGGAGACACGAGCAGGTGACTTCGAGCACGCGGCCGACTTCGCCGGGAGCTCGCTCCCCTTCATCATCCTCAGTGCAATCGCGTTCTTCCTCGTCAACTCGTTCCTCATCGGTGCTGCCGTCGCGCTCGCCCAGGATCTTCCGGTGTTGCGCAACCTGCGGCACCACATCGGCTTCTACGCATGGTCATCGACGGTGCTCTTCTCACTCTCCCCCATCGTCGTGGTCGTGGCGACCCAGGACCCGCTCCTCGTGCCGCTGCTGCTCGCGCCCATCGGCGCCGCGTACCACAGCGCGCAGGTCTCGATGGAGAAGGAGCATCAAGCTGCGCACGACCCGCTGACCGACTTGCCCAACCGCGCGTACTTCCGTGAGCGCGTGACGCAAGCGGTCGCCGAGCACCCCGAGCGAGCGCTCGCGGTGCTGATCATCGACCTCGACCACTTCAAGGAGGTCAATGACACCCTCGGTCACCAGATCGGCGACCAGCTGCTCCAGGACATCGGCCGCCGGCTCCGCGGTGCGATCCGCACCGACGACATGGTTGCGCGACTCGGCGGGGACGAGTTCGCCGTGCTCGCCCGCGTACACGGATCGGAAACCCCACGGGCCGTCGCCAGCTCGATCCACACCGCGCTGGAAGCGCCCTTCGAGCTCGGCGACCTGACCTTCGAGATCGGCGCGAGCATCGGCGCAGCCCTCTACCCCGAGCACGGCGACGACGTGGGCAGCCTCATCCGCAAGGCCGACGTCGCCATGTACGCGGCGAAGGAACAACGAGGCGGCTACGAGCCGTACGAGCCGGAGCGCGACCGCCACGACGCGCGCCGGCTCACACTGCTGTCGGAGCTGCGCCATGCGATCGAGGCGCACCACCTCGTGCTGCACTACCAGCCCAAGGCCGACCTCGCGACTGGCCGCGTGCTCGGCGTCGAAGCCCTCGTGCGTTGGCAGCACGAGGAGCACGGTCTCCTCCCGCCCGACGACTTCATCCCGCTCGCCGAACCGACCGGTCTCATCGGCCCGCTCACCCTCGCCGTGCTCACCGAGGCGTTGCGCCAATGCCGGGCCTGGGAAGACGCCGGCCTCGACCTACGGGTCGCCGTCAACGTGTCGGTACGGAACCTGTACGACGAGCGGTTCGTGCACGACGTGGACCGTCTGCTGCGTCGATTCGGTGTCGCGCCCGGCAACCTCACGCTCGAGATCACCGAGAGCACGATGATGGCCGACCCGACGAGACCGGTCGCCGCACTGTCACAGCTCAGTATGCGGGGCGTGCACCTCTCCATCGACGACTTCGGTACCGGGTACTCGTCGCTGGCATACCTGAAGCGCCTCCCGGTGACGGAGATCAAGATCGACAAGTCATTCGTGCTGGGGATGATCGACGACGCCGATGACGCGACCATCGTCCGCTCGACGATCGAGCTCGCCCGCAACCTCGGACTCCAGGTTGTCGCCGAAGGTGTGGAGCACGAGGACGTATGGCAAACCCTCGCCGCCCAGGGGTGTCACCGTGCCCAAGGCTTCTACCTGAGCCCGGCGCTCCCGGCCGGCGAGTTCGAAGCCTGGCTCGAGAAGTACGAAGGCCGGATCACCGACCCCGCCGAGCGCGCCACCCTCAAGGTCGTCTGACCGCTACTTCCTTGGCCCAGCGGTAGTCGGGTTTGCCCGCGGGCGTGCGCTGCACCTCGTCGACGACGCAGAGCTCGCGCGGCACCTTGTACCCGGCGAGGTGACCGCGACAGTGCGCGTCGATGTCGTCGAGCCCGGGCACGTCACTCGGCGCGAGTGGGGCGACGACCGCGACGACACGCTCACCCCAGCGCTCGTCGCGCACGCCAACGACCACCGCGTCGGCGACCTTCGGGTGCACCTTCAGCACCGCTTCGACCTCTTCGGGGTAGACCTTCTCCCCACCCGTGTTGATGCACATCGATCCACGCCCGAGCAGGTGGATCGTGCCGTCGGCATCGACAGTCGCCATGTCGCCCGGCAGCGCCCAGCGCCGGCCGTCGATCTCCACGAACGTGCGCGCGCTGCGTTCGACGTCGTTGTGGTAGCGGAGCGGGACGCGGCCGGTCGTCGCGAGGCACCCAGCCTGACCCGAACCAGGCGCGATCGGCATGAGCGAGTCATCGACCACCATCGTCTCCGGCTTCGGCGCGAACGTGAGTGACGCCGACGCCGGGCCTTCTCGCGTCGCGAGGGCGACGGCCTGTGCCGGTGACTCCGATGAGCCGATCGCTTCGAGGATCGCTTGCACGCTCGGCAATGCGGCCAGCAAACGGTCCTTCACGTCACCCGACAGGATGCTCCCACCCGAACCGAGCAGAAGCAGCGACGACGTGTCGTGCGCGCCCGAGTCGGCGTCGAGCGCGTCGAGCAGTGGTCGGGCGCTCGCGTCGCCCACGAGGGTGAGCATCCCGATGCGCTCACGTTCGACGAGGTCGAGCACTCGCACCATGTCCATGTGGCGTTCGGGATAGAGCACGAGCCGGCCGCCGCCGAGGAGCGTGCCGAACGCACCCCATTGTCCGCTCGCGTGCACGAGCGGTCCGAGTGACATCGTGACGAACTCGCCCGGTCCTGGGTCCGCCGGCGCGAGGAACGGCGCGAGGCGTTGATTCGGGTTCTCGAGGATGCGATCACGAAGCTCCTCCGGCTCTGCGATCGGGGGCCCACCCGGGTTCCCGCCACCGACTGCCGCGAAGAAGATGTCCTCCTGGCGCCACACCACGCCCTTCGGCAGGCCGGTCGTTCCCCCGGTGTAGAGGACGTAGAGGTCGTCGCCGGAGCGAGGCGAGAAGTCGCGTTCCACCGATCCGCCGGCGCGCACCTCGTCGAACGAGTGCTTGTCGACGACGGGTGCAACGGCGTCGGTGCTGTCGTCGACTTCCACAAACCACCGCAGACGGTCAGGGTGGACCGCGGCGGCCACCTCGCCACCGAGAGCGCGGTCGTAGCAGAGCACCACGAGATCCGCGTCGCGGAGGACAAGTCCGAGCTCGCCGGCGACATACCGGTAGTTCACGTTCACCGGCACCGCACGGATCTTGTAGCAGCCGAACATCGCCTCGACGTACTCGATGGAGTTGTGCAGATAGCACCCAACGTGATCGCCGGGTCC harbors:
- a CDS encoding DUF4202 domain-containing protein, with protein sequence MAEERRLAQAFAAIDAANGADPARIMVRGEERPKELAHAELVTEWVRRLEPEAGEALLLAARAHHLRRWTIPRATYPEGRSGYLRWRKALHEQHAKEVAEILVGVGYDDAPIARVQDLVRKRRLGKDDEVQVLEDALCLVFAETQLHDLAQRVEPEKMVDVIRKTLVKMSPRAIDLTKELDLSEESRALLARALAPE
- a CDS encoding DUF5317 family protein, translating into MPIPAETHLRLRESTDMLLAALAVLVIATVPLAGGRLSRLADLRLRAVWALALALVVQVLIISVLPSGDVDLHRVLHLATYVAVLVWVVLNHGLLWRWPIVIGGALNFVVIVANDGVMPASRAARVAAGLVGRQGFENSAAVAHPNLGFLGDVFAIPADLPLANVFSVGDALLVLGIFLVVHRQCESYLAYRLARLGDGVRGHRRRTVPTQRGDAMAVS
- a CDS encoding EAL domain-containing protein, which encodes MAKRRNDRNLVLYVGGVVVAGIATLIGVLIANRGLADTELGTYAMLTAIIVIGELFPVTVTFRNEKQDVTTSTTFVFAVLLMFGPAAALVSQALASITSDVIGRKVWWKAAFNVSQYTISWAVAALVFTVSETRAGDFEHAADFAGSSLPFIILSAIAFFLVNSFLIGAAVALAQDLPVLRNLRHHIGFYAWSSTVLFSLSPIVVVVATQDPLLVPLLLAPIGAAYHSAQVSMEKEHQAAHDPLTDLPNRAYFRERVTQAVAEHPERALAVLIIDLDHFKEVNDTLGHQIGDQLLQDIGRRLRGAIRTDDMVARLGGDEFAVLARVHGSETPRAVASSIHTALEAPFELGDLTFEIGASIGAALYPEHGDDVGSLIRKADVAMYAAKEQRGGYEPYEPERDRHDARRLTLLSELRHAIEAHHLVLHYQPKADLATGRVLGVEALVRWQHEEHGLLPPDDFIPLAEPTGLIGPLTLAVLTEALRQCRAWEDAGLDLRVAVNVSVRNLYDERFVHDVDRLLRRFGVAPGNLTLEITESTMMADPTRPVAALSQLSMRGVHLSIDDFGTGYSSLAYLKRLPVTEIKIDKSFVLGMIDDADDATIVRSTIELARNLGLQVVAEGVEHEDVWQTLAAQGCHRAQGFYLSPALPAGEFEAWLEKYEGRITDPAERATLKVV
- a CDS encoding acyl-CoA synthetase; translated protein: MEFNLADLFESVVDTVPDRKALVCGEHRFTYRELDERSNQVAHGLVALGVGPGDHVGCYLHNSIEYVEAMFGCYKIRAVPVNVNYRYVAGELGLVLRDADLVVLCYDRALGGEVAAAVHPDRLRWFVEVDDSTDAVAPVVDKHSFDEVRAGGSVERDFSPRSGDDLYVLYTGGTTGLPKGVVWRQEDIFFAAVGGGNPGGPPIAEPEELRDRILENPNQRLAPFLAPADPGPGEFVTMSLGPLVHASGQWGAFGTLLGGGRLVLYPERHMDMVRVLDLVERERIGMLTLVGDASARPLLDALDADSGAHDTSSLLLLGSGGSILSGDVKDRLLAALPSVQAILEAIGSSESPAQAVALATREGPASASLTFAPKPETMVVDDSLMPIAPGSGQAGCLATTGRVPLRYHNDVERSARTFVEIDGRRWALPGDMATVDADGTIHLLGRGSMCINTGGEKVYPEEVEAVLKVHPKVADAVVVGVRDERWGERVVAVVAPLAPSDVPGLDDIDAHCRGHLAGYKVPRELCVVDEVQRTPAGKPDYRWAKEVAVRRP